In Daphnia magna isolate NIES linkage group LG7, ASM2063170v1.1, whole genome shotgun sequence, a single genomic region encodes these proteins:
- the LOC123474759 gene encoding uncharacterized protein LOC123474759 encodes MAVAFTQLQVLNSLPNNPITEITAHETGACADAPIVHSVKIFDVIGSLKLDNKTIIRRLSVDPCVNNLSDWKENATIHFDRFLRNKQFYLSYTDVEGNPSTIIDSDEKLAAILRLHQHKLSAFQGNSLPALELKLETTDESFIAASVELFETSIRQDCGNDKDLATCDCVGCGKTVTMGLAYKCLHCNNIYICDDCKTTDEKHSLHLLIPCLILILGSEYNCNRQADVPVQLIEETNGNSK; translated from the exons ATGGCTGTGGCTTTTACCCAACTCCAAGTCCTGAATTCCCTGCCAAATAATCCAATTACTGAAATCACAGCTCACGAAACAGGGGCTTGTGCTGATGCACCGATTGTTCATtctgttaaaatttttgatgTGATAGGATCTTTGAAATTAGATAACAAAACAATTATTCGTCGTCTATCAGTCGATCCATGTGTTAATAACTTGTCAGATTGGAAGGAAAATGCAACTATTCATTTTGATCGATTCCTTCGCAACAAACAATTCTACCTTTCCTATACAG ATGTCGAAGGAAACCCATCGACTATAATAGACTCGGACGAAAAACTCGCAGCAATATTAAGATTACAtcaacacaaactttctgcctTTCAAGGTAATTCCTTGCCTGCTTTAGAACTGAAACTAGAGACTACAGACGAGTCCTTTATTGCTGCCTCCGTCGAACTGTTTGAAACATCTATCAGACAAGATTGCGGTAATGACAAGGACCTGGCCACCTGTGATTGTGTTGGTTGCGGAAAAACGGTCACAATGGGTTTGGCCTATAAGTGCCTTCACTGTAATAACATCTACATTTGCGATGACTGTAAAACAACAGATGAAAAGCACAGCCTTCATCTCTTGATTCCATGCCTTATTTTAATACTCGGTTCCGAATATAACTGCAATAGACAAGCTGATGTACCCGTCCAACTTATAGAAGAGACTAATGGCAATAGCAAATAG